From Candoia aspera isolate rCanAsp1 chromosome 4, rCanAsp1.hap2, whole genome shotgun sequence, a single genomic window includes:
- the LOC134496088 gene encoding olfactory receptor 10A5-like, with protein MRVNKSTTNSFRLLGFSNFPGLEGLFFTAFFTIYLLILIGNALIIIVTLAEQTLQNPMYFFLRNLSCLEICYTSTIIPKMLEDLLSEDRTISFVSCAFQMSVFLITGAAECFLLAAMAYDRYVAICHPLSYAFIMNIRVCYGLVVASWLAGIPVQLAQTFLVFSSCFCNSNEINHFFCDIPALLSLVCGDISINEQVAQLEVVLLAVIPFAMILMSYICIATTILKIPSVEGRHKAFSTCSSHLMVVLGFYGSGIIVYVTPKSSHSLDTDKYLSLFYTVLSPLLNPLIYSLRNREVQIALGKVFFFLFAHM; from the coding sequence ATGAGAGTAAATAAGAGCACAACAAATAGTTTCCGGCTACTGGGATTTTCCAATTTTCCAGGTCTGGAGGGTTTGTTCTTCACCGCTTTCTTCACCATCTATCTGTTGATCCTGATTGGGAATGCCCTCATAATTATTGTAACACTAGCTGAACAGACGCTCCAGAAccccatgtatttcttcctcaGGAACTTGTCCTGTCTAGAAATTTGCTACACTTCAACCATTATACCCAAGATGCTTGAAGATCTGCTCTCAGAAGATAGAACCATATCATTTGTTAGCTGTGCTTTTCAAATGAGTGTCTTTCTTATCACAGGGGCAGCAGAATGCTTCCTCCTGGCTGCTATGGCTTATGACCGCTATGTTGCCATTTGCCATCCCTTGAGCTATGCATTCATCATGAACATCAGAGTGTGCTATGGGCTAGTGGTTGCTTCCTGGCTAGCTGGAATTCCTGTGCAACTTGCCCAGACTTTCCTTGTGTTCTCCTCTTGTTTCTGTAATTCAAATGAAATCAATCATTTCTTCTGTGACATTCCTGCTTTGCTTAGCCTGGTCTGTGGAGATATATCTATAAATGAACAGGTAGCCCAGCTAGAGGTTGTTTTGCTTGCAGTGATACCCTTTGCCATGATCCTGATGTCTTACATTTGTATTGCTACCACCATTCTGAAGATACCATCTGTAGAAGGAAGGCACAAGGCCTTCTCAACATGTTCCTCACATCTCATGGTAGTTCTGGGGTTCTATGGGTCTGGAATAATAGTCTATGTGACACCAAAGTCAAGCCATTCTTTAGACACAGATAAATACCTGTCACTATTCTACACTGTCCTGTCACCATTGTTAAATCCTCTTATTTACAGTTTGAGAAACAGGGAAGTCCAAATTGCTTTGggtaaagtattttttttcctttttgctcacATGTga